One part of the Anaerolineales bacterium genome encodes these proteins:
- a CDS encoding aldo/keto reductase, producing the protein MNTMLPLVDGIQIPQMGFGTWALKDAHKSTLHALQTGYRHVDTADYYHNHVEVGQAMKDSGLAREDIFLVTKLYGGTLAEAKVGPAVDRFLKELGTDYIDLLLIHWLSGIPAEESLAAMEKTRAAGKVRTLGVSNVEVEDMQAALATGLPVCNNQIEYNLEVRPDDVAEFCLANGVTVTAYSPVKVGGGAKTRKLVASLAEAYDSTPEQVTLAWLMAKGFIVIPRSNNPKHIESNFASLQLTLKKEDVAALDASA; encoded by the coding sequence ATGAACACAATGCTCCCCTTAGTGGATGGCATCCAGATCCCGCAAATGGGCTTTGGCACCTGGGCGCTGAAAGATGCGCACAAGTCGACCTTGCATGCGCTACAAACCGGTTACCGTCATGTGGACACAGCCGACTACTATCACAATCACGTGGAAGTGGGCCAGGCAATGAAGGACAGCGGCCTGGCACGCGAAGACATTTTCCTGGTGACCAAGCTGTACGGCGGCACACTGGCAGAAGCCAAGGTTGGCCCGGCGGTGGACCGCTTCCTGAAGGAGCTCGGTACAGACTACATTGACCTGCTACTCATTCATTGGCTGTCCGGCATCCCTGCGGAGGAAAGCCTGGCGGCGATGGAGAAGACGCGGGCCGCCGGCAAAGTGCGTACGCTGGGCGTCTCCAACGTTGAGGTCGAGGACATGCAAGCCGCCCTGGCAACCGGGCTGCCGGTGTGCAACAACCAGATCGAATACAACCTTGAAGTGCGCCCCGACGATGTAGCCGAGTTCTGCCTGGCGAACGGCGTCACGGTGACGGCGTACAGCCCGGTCAAAGTGGGCGGCGGGGCAAAGACGCGCAAGCTTGTCGCAAGCCTGGCTGAGGCGTACGACAGCACGCCGGAGCAAGTAACCCTGGCCTGGTTGATGGCCAAGGGCTTTATCGTAATTCCGCGCTCGAACAACCCCAAGCATATCGAGAGCAATTTCGCCTCGTTGCAGCTGACACTGAAGAAGGAGGATGTGGCCGCGCTGGATGCCAGCGCATGA
- a CDS encoding SH3 domain-containing protein has protein sequence MKSLSVRIFSISCAVMLAGVFSLLAAPLLTPAYAAPELQQPTVSIATVTGTPVGAYIIVDPSHVQVNVRSGPGTDYPTVGVLVGGEQVAAKGRSVAGEWIQVFYPAVAEGVAWVYAPLVTLFGTAQLNIIEPPPTPTPRVTPTIDPTLAAQFVLDIPATRMPTFTPPEPLEIPEFEQAGTGRVGGVPVGMLITGVGLMGLFAAAVSYLRER, from the coding sequence ATGAAGTCCTTATCTGTACGTATCTTCTCCATTAGTTGTGCCGTCATGCTGGCCGGCGTGTTCAGCCTACTGGCCGCGCCTTTGCTCACCCCGGCCTACGCAGCGCCAGAGCTCCAGCAGCCGACTGTCTCCATTGCCACCGTTACCGGCACGCCGGTGGGCGCCTACATTATCGTGGACCCATCGCATGTGCAGGTGAACGTGCGCAGTGGCCCGGGCACGGACTATCCCACGGTGGGCGTGCTGGTGGGCGGCGAGCAAGTCGCCGCTAAGGGCCGCTCAGTGGCTGGTGAATGGATCCAGGTCTTTTACCCCGCCGTCGCCGAAGGCGTGGCTTGGGTATATGCCCCGCTGGTCACCCTTTTCGGCACCGCGCAGCTCAACATCATTGAGCCGCCGCCCACGCCGACTCCGCGCGTCACGCCCACCATTGACCCCACGCTGGCGGCCCAGTTCGTGCTGGATATCCCCGCCACACGCATGCCCACTTTTACCCCGCCGGAACCGCTGGAGATCCCCGAGTTTGAGCAAGCCGGCACCGGCCGGGTGGGAGGCGTGCCAGTGGGCATGCTCATTACCGGAGTGGGGCTGATGGGCCTGTTCGCCGCCGCAGTAAGCTATCTGCGTGAGCGCTAG
- a CDS encoding aldo/keto reductase: MTQISMNKTITLTKDIQIPQLGFGTSGLKELAQASVLHALRTGYRHIDTADIYETHTAVGAGLRESGIPRDEVFITTKLWRHSVTADQVAPAVERFLNELGTDYIDLLLIHWPREEAEPEETLPAMEAVRQSGKVRALGVSNFDVALLERSLKTGVQVTNNQIKYNLEVRPDDVVAFCKANGVTVTAYSPIRSLGSPAAQALLSDLGPRYGASPQQVALAWLLGKGLIPIPRSTKPENIEANYRAQAIELSAEDAKALEQAV; this comes from the coding sequence ATGACCCAAATCAGCATGAACAAAACTATCACCCTGACGAAAGACATTCAAATCCCGCAATTGGGGTTCGGCACCTCTGGCTTGAAGGAATTAGCGCAAGCCAGCGTACTGCACGCCTTGCGCACCGGCTACCGCCATATTGATACAGCGGATATTTACGAAACCCACACCGCGGTCGGCGCGGGACTGCGCGAGAGCGGCATCCCGCGGGATGAGGTGTTCATCACCACCAAACTGTGGCGTCATTCGGTGACGGCAGACCAGGTGGCGCCGGCCGTTGAGCGCTTCCTGAACGAGCTCGGCACCGACTACATTGACCTGCTGCTGATCCACTGGCCGCGCGAAGAAGCCGAACCGGAGGAGACTTTACCGGCGATGGAAGCTGTGCGCCAAAGCGGCAAAGTGCGCGCACTGGGCGTCTCCAACTTTGATGTAGCCCTGCTGGAACGCTCGCTCAAGACCGGGGTGCAGGTCACCAATAACCAGATCAAGTACAACCTGGAAGTGCGTCCTGATGACGTGGTCGCTTTCTGCAAAGCCAACGGCGTCACGGTCACAGCCTACAGCCCCATCCGCAGCCTCGGCAGCCCCGCGGCTCAAGCGTTACTGAGTGATCTTGGGCCTAGATACGGCGCCAGCCCGCAGCAGGTGGCGCTGGCCTGGCTGCTGGGCAAAGGTCTGATCCCGATCCCGCGCTCCACAAAGCCGGAGAACATCGAGGCGAACTACCGCGCCCAGGCCATCGAACTGAGTGCGGAGGATGCCAAGGCGCTGGAGCAGGCGGTCTAG
- the murA gene encoding UDP-N-acetylglucosamine 1-carboxyvinyltransferase has translation MNTWAIDGGEPLRGEISVRGAKNSITKLLVASLLSEEPSYFSNVPNIGDRDITEEMCAAVGAQFNADGNSLKVGTPKITSNIISKELGGRNRLAIMLLGPLLHRTGKAVIPAAAGGDQIGPRPVGFHLQGIQRMGARVEVKDGNYVIEADGLHGAEITLDYPSVTSTENLLMAASMARGRTIIQNAAIEPEVVDLVSYLQKMGAIIDYQVDRTFVVEGVNKLTGAKHSLLPDRIVAASLGAAAVATRGDVFVRNARQQDMLTFLNTLRRVGGKFEVQDDGIRFYYDGPLQAIHVETSVHPGFMTDWQSPFLLLLTQAEGMSVVHETVFEDRFGYVKALQDMGAEIALYDSCLGHRCRFASSSYKHSAVIKGPSQLRSAEVVVPDLRAGFTYLIAAIMAKGKSRVHGIDHITRGYEDLEASLRSLGARIQAVQ, from the coding sequence ATGAACACCTGGGCAATTGACGGCGGCGAACCACTGCGCGGCGAGATCAGCGTGCGTGGAGCCAAAAACTCCATCACTAAGCTGCTGGTGGCGTCGCTGCTGAGCGAGGAGCCCAGCTACTTTAGCAATGTTCCCAATATTGGCGACCGTGACATCACGGAAGAGATGTGCGCCGCGGTGGGTGCACAGTTCAATGCCGATGGCAACAGCCTCAAGGTCGGCACTCCCAAGATCACCAGCAACATCATCAGCAAGGAACTAGGAGGCCGCAACCGCCTGGCGATCATGCTGCTCGGCCCTCTGCTACACCGCACCGGCAAAGCGGTCATCCCGGCCGCGGCGGGCGGCGACCAGATCGGCCCACGCCCGGTGGGTTTTCACCTGCAGGGCATCCAGCGCATGGGCGCCCGCGTAGAAGTGAAAGACGGCAACTATGTGATCGAGGCGGATGGTTTGCACGGCGCCGAAATCACGCTGGACTATCCCAGCGTCACCAGCACCGAGAACCTGCTGATGGCCGCCAGCATGGCGCGCGGCCGCACAATCATCCAGAACGCGGCCATCGAACCTGAAGTAGTAGACCTTGTGAGCTACTTGCAAAAGATGGGCGCCATCATTGACTATCAGGTAGACCGCACCTTTGTGGTGGAAGGCGTAAACAAGCTGACCGGCGCCAAACACAGCCTGCTGCCTGACCGGATCGTGGCGGCATCGCTGGGCGCGGCGGCGGTGGCCACGCGCGGGGATGTGTTCGTGCGCAACGCCCGCCAGCAAGACATGCTGACCTTCCTCAACACGTTGCGCCGCGTGGGCGGCAAGTTTGAAGTGCAAGACGATGGCATTCGCTTTTACTACGACGGGCCGCTGCAGGCCATTCACGTGGAGACCAGCGTGCACCCGGGCTTCATGACCGACTGGCAATCGCCCTTCTTGCTGCTGCTCACGCAGGCCGAAGGCATGTCGGTTGTGCACGAGACCGTCTTCGAAGACCGCTTTGGGTATGTGAAAGCGCTGCAGGACATGGGCGCCGAGATCGCCCTGTACGACAGTTGCCTGGGGCACCGCTGCCGTTTTGCGAGTAGCAGCTACAAGCACAGCGCCGTTATTAAGGGTCCAAGCCAACTGCGCTCGGCTGAGGTGGTGGTGCCTGACCTGCGGGCAGGCTTTACTTATCTGATCGCCGCCATCATGGCCAAAGGCAAATCACGCGTGCACGGCATTGATCACATCACGCGCGGTTACGAAGACCTGGAAGCCAGCCTGCGCAGTCTGGGCGCCCGCATTCAGGCTGTACAATAA
- the rsmD gene encoding 16S rRNA (guanine(966)-N(2))-methyltransferase RsmD, giving the protein MSAPRIIAGTARGLRLKSVPGDGTRPITDRAKESLFNILRPSLPGAAFLDLFSGTGSVGIEALSQGAGHARLIDNSRAAAEIIYANLTAAKLQTRAEVRQTDAFAHLAAPPDRQFDYAFIAPPQYHDLWKRALLALDAAPGWLVDDAWVIVQIDPTEYEAVELQNLEEFDQRKYGNVLLVFYERIPSPVDSNAD; this is encoded by the coding sequence ATGAGCGCGCCGCGCATCATCGCCGGCACGGCCCGCGGGCTGCGCCTCAAATCTGTGCCCGGTGACGGCACCCGGCCCATTACCGACCGTGCCAAAGAATCCCTCTTCAATATCCTGCGCCCCAGCTTGCCCGGCGCCGCCTTTCTTGATCTCTTCTCCGGTACAGGCTCCGTGGGCATCGAAGCGCTCAGCCAGGGCGCCGGTCACGCCCGCCTGATCGATAACAGCCGCGCCGCCGCTGAGATCATCTACGCTAATCTCACCGCCGCCAAACTGCAGACCCGCGCCGAGGTGCGCCAGACCGACGCCTTCGCCCACCTGGCCGCGCCGCCGGACCGCCAGTTTGACTACGCCTTCATCGCCCCGCCGCAATATCACGACCTGTGGAAGCGCGCCCTGTTGGCGCTCGACGCCGCGCCCGGCTGGCTGGTGGATGACGCCTGGGTTATCGTGCAGATCGACCCCACCGAATATGAAGCTGTTGAGTTGCAGAATTTAGAAGAATTCGACCAGCGTAAGTACGGCAATGTGCTGCTGGTGTTTTACGAGCGGATACCCTCACCCGTAGACTCAAATGCTGATTGA
- a CDS encoding EamA family transporter: MGQSWVFWAFLSALFAAATTLLGKLGISGISSDVGAFVRTLIVVPAMALVLWATGQFAQAQEWTPRNVVLLALSGLATAASWLAFYRALSTGQAAQVVSIDKLSVVFVALFGVTLLGETLTPLNWLGILLVAGGTLLAVVR; encoded by the coding sequence ATGGGCCAGTCGTGGGTCTTCTGGGCCTTTCTTTCGGCGCTGTTCGCTGCGGCCACCACCCTGCTGGGCAAGCTGGGCATCAGCGGCATCAGCTCGGATGTGGGCGCGTTCGTGCGCACGCTCATCGTAGTGCCGGCCATGGCGCTGGTGCTGTGGGCTACCGGTCAGTTCGCACAAGCGCAGGAGTGGACGCCGCGCAACGTTGTGCTGCTGGCACTCTCCGGCCTGGCTACCGCGGCCTCGTGGCTGGCTTTCTACCGTGCTCTGAGCACGGGGCAAGCCGCGCAGGTGGTTTCGATTGACAAGCTCAGCGTGGTCTTCGTCGCTCTGTTCGGCGTTACGCTGCTGGGCGAAACCCTCACCCCGCTGAACTGGCTTGGCATCCTGCTGGTGGCTGGCGGCACGCTGCTAGCGGTGGTGCGCTGA
- a CDS encoding HEAT repeat domain-containing protein yields the protein MSTLAALLADLQSGNAARTEPAAAALPAHGEAGLAALTALLRHSDPETRWWAVRSLAGFLHPEAGELLTAALADSDGGVQQCAALALSQRPHAGAVPALVSMLASQDSLLARLAGDALVAHGAAAVEPLAAALQDSQAQSARVEAARALALIGDTRAIPALFALLDSDSALLEHWASEGLQKMGVGMSFFKPG from the coding sequence GTGAGCACACTGGCGGCATTGCTGGCCGACCTGCAAAGTGGCAATGCGGCCCGCACCGAGCCCGCTGCAGCGGCGCTGCCCGCCCATGGCGAGGCCGGACTGGCGGCTCTCACTGCCCTGCTCCGACACTCTGACCCCGAAACCCGCTGGTGGGCCGTACGCTCGCTGGCGGGTTTTTTGCATCCCGAAGCTGGCGAACTGCTGACCGCGGCGCTCGCTGACAGCGACGGCGGCGTGCAGCAATGCGCCGCGCTTGCATTGAGCCAGCGCCCACATGCGGGCGCAGTGCCCGCGCTGGTAAGCATGCTGGCCAGCCAGGACAGCTTGCTGGCGCGCCTGGCTGGCGACGCGCTGGTGGCACACGGCGCCGCGGCGGTGGAACCGCTGGCCGCAGCGCTGCAAGACAGCCAGGCGCAGAGCGCGCGAGTGGAAGCGGCACGGGCGCTGGCGCTGATCGGCGACACGCGCGCCATCCCGGCCCTGTTCGCACTGCTGGACAGCGACTCAGCCCTGCTGGAGCACTGGGCCAGCGAAGGGCTGCAGAAGATGGGCGTTGGCATGAGCTTCTTCAAGCCCGGATAG
- a CDS encoding VanW family protein translates to MSTTAYPQSYSPVPPRFVAQAAAALAAAAGLLALAAFLFSTIFGLMYLGRVYPGVSVGGVDIGGMRRTEAIAYLSQQLTYPLSGQVTLTYGEQSWSYSPAQLGLLLDAESSAQAAYGFGRSWLPWENIAEKIQSLRGGAQLAPRLIFNGDQAQLALQGLASQFNRPTIEAQLSVSGLDVQVQPGQVGLTLDTERTGAFLAATLLDMQDVRVPLAVVEQPPRILDVSAQAEIARGILSQPLVIAPGGDYEKDPGPWTLEPEQLAGMLSIERVEGADGAHYQVGLQADKLAAILLPLSADVAASPRNARFIFNDETRELDIYKSAVIGRQLHVQNSIDHINAQLAQGAHQIDLQYTYTEPTVLDDAKAADLNIRELVTETTTYFYGSSPERIQNIQTAAERFHGLLVPPGAVFSMVDNIGDISLDSGFAEALIIFGGRTIQGVGGGVCQVSTTLFRAAFFGGFPIIERYAHAYRVSYYEYNAAVQRDPRLVGLDATVYAPVVDFKFQNDTDSWLLMETYVNPAARSITWKFYSTSDGRSVEWNTTGPRDIVPALDDKYEENPDFATGQIKQVDYAAEGATVRVTRTVYRNGEVINEDVITTKYQPWAAVYQYGPGTPGMPPAPPSSGD, encoded by the coding sequence ATGTCCACCACGGCCTATCCGCAATCGTATAGCCCTGTCCCGCCCCGCTTCGTAGCACAGGCGGCTGCGGCGTTGGCCGCGGCCGCTGGGCTCCTGGCGCTAGCCGCCTTCCTGTTCTCGACCATCTTCGGGTTGATGTACCTGGGCCGCGTATACCCCGGCGTGAGCGTGGGCGGCGTGGACATCGGCGGCATGCGCCGCACCGAGGCGATCGCTTACCTCAGCCAGCAGCTCACCTACCCGCTCAGCGGGCAGGTGACGCTGACCTATGGCGAACAGAGCTGGAGCTACAGCCCGGCTCAGTTAGGCCTACTGCTGGACGCAGAGTCCAGCGCCCAGGCGGCCTACGGTTTTGGCCGCAGCTGGCTGCCGTGGGAGAACATTGCAGAGAAGATCCAATCACTGCGCGGCGGCGCACAGTTGGCGCCGCGCCTCATATTTAATGGCGACCAGGCTCAACTGGCCTTGCAGGGTTTGGCGAGCCAGTTCAATCGCCCTACTATAGAAGCACAACTGAGCGTAAGCGGGCTGGATGTGCAGGTGCAGCCGGGCCAGGTGGGGCTGACGCTGGATACCGAGCGCACGGGCGCCTTCCTGGCGGCCACGCTGTTGGATATGCAAGATGTACGCGTGCCGCTGGCGGTGGTGGAGCAGCCGCCGCGCATTCTGGATGTGAGCGCGCAGGCCGAGATCGCCCGGGGCATCTTGAGCCAGCCGCTCGTGATCGCCCCTGGGGGCGATTACGAGAAGGACCCCGGCCCCTGGACGCTGGAGCCGGAGCAGCTGGCCGGCATGCTGAGCATTGAGCGCGTGGAAGGCGCGGATGGCGCGCACTATCAGGTGGGCCTGCAGGCGGACAAGCTGGCAGCCATCCTGCTGCCACTGTCTGCGGATGTGGCCGCCAGCCCGCGCAATGCACGCTTTATTTTCAACGACGAGACGCGCGAACTGGATATCTACAAATCGGCCGTGATTGGCCGCCAACTGCATGTGCAAAACAGCATTGACCACATCAACGCCCAACTAGCCCAGGGAGCGCACCAGATCGATCTGCAATACACCTATACTGAGCCCACGGTGCTGGACGACGCCAAAGCGGCCGACCTGAACATCCGTGAGCTGGTGACGGAAACGACCACCTATTTCTACGGCTCCAGCCCTGAGCGCATCCAGAACATCCAAACGGCCGCCGAACGCTTCCACGGGCTGCTGGTGCCGCCCGGCGCGGTGTTCTCGATGGTGGACAACATTGGCGACATCAGTCTCGATTCTGGCTTCGCCGAAGCGCTGATCATTTTCGGCGGGCGCACGATCCAGGGCGTGGGCGGCGGCGTATGCCAGGTGAGCACCACCCTGTTCCGCGCCGCGTTCTTTGGCGGCTTCCCCATCATTGAGCGCTATGCCCACGCCTACCGCGTGAGCTACTACGAGTACAATGCCGCCGTACAGCGTGACCCGCGCTTAGTGGGCCTGGACGCTACAGTGTATGCGCCAGTGGTTGACTTCAAGTTTCAGAACGACACTGACAGCTGGCTGCTGATGGAAACCTACGTGAATCCGGCGGCGCGTTCCATCACCTGGAAGTTCTATTCGACCTCGGATGGGCGCAGCGTAGAGTGGAATACCACCGGGCCGCGCGATATTGTGCCGGCGCTGGACGATAAGTACGAAGAGAACCCTGATTTTGCCACTGGCCAGATCAAGCAAGTGGATTATGCTGCTGAGGGCGCTACGGTGCGCGTGACGCGCACGGTGTACCGCAATGGTGAGGTAATCAACGAAGATGTCATCACGACAAAATACCAACCCTGGGCAGCTGTGTACCAGTACGGCCCCGGCACGCCGGGCATGCCGCCTGCTCCACCATCCTCTGGAGATTAA
- the erpA gene encoding iron-sulfur cluster insertion protein ErpA: MALAETQINAQPMVESPQLTITAPAAEAVRGLMAQRNLEDHALRVFVQGGGCSGFQYGMALESTVRDSDVVVEQHGVRVVVDEVSVGYLRGASIDYVNDVMASGFKIENPNATSACGCGHSFRTDGQDAPDHHGDAGCGCGGSHAHGGHSHASGASCGCGGH, encoded by the coding sequence ATGGCACTCGCTGAAACCCAGATCAACGCTCAACCGATGGTTGAGTCCCCTCAATTGACGATTACTGCCCCGGCAGCTGAAGCTGTGCGCGGTTTGATGGCTCAACGCAACCTGGAAGACCACGCCCTACGCGTGTTCGTTCAAGGTGGCGGCTGCAGTGGCTTCCAATATGGCATGGCCCTCGAATCCACCGTGCGCGACAGCGACGTGGTGGTGGAGCAGCACGGTGTGCGCGTGGTGGTGGACGAAGTCTCCGTAGGCTACCTGCGCGGCGCCAGCATTGACTATGTCAACGATGTGATGGCCAGCGGATTCAAGATCGAGAACCCCAACGCCACCTCGGCCTGCGGCTGCGGCCATTCCTTCCGCACGGACGGCCAGGACGCCCCTGACCACCATGGCGACGCCGGTTGTGGTTGCGGTGGCAGCCATGCCCACGGCGGCCACTCGCACGCCAGCGGCGCAAGCTGTGGCTGCGGCGGCCACTAG
- a CDS encoding acyl-CoA thioesterase — protein sequence MTREQTVPQPVSASRITISQLMQPDDANILGNVHGGHIMKLVDEAGALACMKHSRQRVVTVAVDRMTFQHPIRIGDLIIIHAEVSYVGSTSMEAEVSVHAENPTTGESWHTNTAYLVYVALGEDGKPVRVPPLEAETDFQRQRMEQGAARQKYRLEQAKQERSFFGKDAQ from the coding sequence GTGACGAGAGAACAAACCGTTCCCCAACCCGTCTCCGCCTCGCGCATTACCATCTCCCAGCTGATGCAGCCTGACGATGCCAATATCCTCGGCAACGTGCATGGTGGCCACATCATGAAGCTGGTCGACGAGGCTGGGGCGCTGGCCTGCATGAAGCACAGCCGCCAGCGCGTCGTCACCGTGGCGGTCGACCGCATGACCTTTCAGCATCCCATCCGCATTGGCGATCTCATCATCATCCACGCCGAGGTCAGCTATGTGGGTAGCACCTCGATGGAGGCTGAAGTCTCCGTGCACGCCGAGAACCCCACTACGGGCGAGAGCTGGCATACCAATACCGCCTACCTGGTCTACGTAGCGTTAGGCGAGGACGGCAAGCCGGTGCGCGTGCCGCCCCTGGAAGCCGAGACCGACTTCCAGCGCCAGCGCATGGAGCAGGGCGCCGCCCGCCAGAAGTACCGCCTCGAGCAGGCCAAGCAGGAGCGCTCCTTCTTCGGCAAAGACGCGCAATGA
- a CDS encoding thioredoxin domain-containing protein: MANRLANSNSPYLLQHQDNPVDWHPWGSEALARAKTEDKPIFLSIGYAACHWCHVMAHESFEDEATAAYMNEHFINIKVDREERPDIDGIYMTAVVAMTGSGGWPMSVFMTPDGQPFLGGTYFPPVARYNMPSFMDALQHVQRLWSEERDKVLENGRIITQHLQAQGTAPAGGDSLQPEALSQAVMALAQAYDWRHGGWGQAPKFPQPMTIDFLLARATQGDQLALDMARHAMQSMALGGMYDVVGGGFARYSVDDYWRVPHFEKMLYDNALLARAYLHGYLVTEDEALRQVCERTLDFVARELRHADGGFYSSLDADSEGEEGKFYVWSLAEIQASLDKHLAELVIAAYGVTEAGNFDGHNVLQRVKDDAALATQFGIDAAAVRQQLEAAHATLLTVRADRVRPGTDDKVLTAWNGLMLIAFAEAARYLNRPDYLQVAQTNADFLLRELHDGSRLLRSWRAGQAAHNGYLEDYAALTLGLLALYQSDGDVRWYAAAEKLAGELTQHFADPAGGFFDTRDDHETLLTRPKDMQDNATPSGGALAALALLQLHAYTGKAAWHETASTMLAGISTAALRYPTAFAQWLCAGSWLLAGGREIAVVGEAADALLHTLWSSWRPFDVAAVSPYPPPAGSPPLLAERPLKDGKATAYVCRNFACQLPVNSADELAQQLQT, from the coding sequence ATGGCGAACCGCCTGGCGAATTCCAATTCCCCTTATCTGCTCCAGCACCAGGACAACCCGGTGGATTGGCACCCCTGGGGGTCGGAAGCCCTGGCGCGCGCCAAGACCGAGGACAAGCCTATCTTCCTGAGCATTGGCTACGCGGCCTGTCATTGGTGCCATGTGATGGCGCATGAGTCATTCGAAGACGAAGCCACCGCTGCGTACATGAACGAGCACTTCATAAACATCAAGGTAGACCGCGAAGAGCGGCCGGATATTGACGGCATCTATATGACCGCGGTGGTGGCTATGACTGGTTCAGGCGGATGGCCGATGAGCGTGTTCATGACGCCGGACGGCCAGCCGTTCCTTGGAGGCACCTACTTCCCGCCGGTGGCGCGCTACAACATGCCCTCGTTCATGGATGCGCTGCAGCATGTGCAGCGTTTGTGGAGCGAAGAGCGCGACAAAGTGCTGGAGAACGGCCGCATAATCACCCAACATCTGCAAGCACAGGGTACTGCGCCCGCCGGCGGCGACAGCCTGCAGCCCGAGGCGCTGAGCCAGGCGGTGATGGCGCTGGCCCAGGCGTATGACTGGCGACACGGCGGCTGGGGCCAGGCACCCAAGTTCCCGCAGCCGATGACGATCGACTTCCTGCTGGCGCGTGCCACCCAGGGCGATCAGCTGGCATTGGACATGGCGCGCCACGCCATGCAAAGCATGGCGCTCGGCGGCATGTACGATGTGGTGGGCGGCGGCTTTGCTCGCTACAGCGTGGACGACTATTGGCGCGTGCCCCACTTCGAGAAGATGCTGTATGACAATGCCCTGCTGGCGCGCGCCTACTTGCATGGCTATCTGGTCACCGAGGATGAAGCGCTACGTCAGGTGTGCGAGCGCACGCTGGATTTTGTAGCCCGCGAACTGCGCCATGCCGATGGCGGCTTCTACAGCAGCCTGGACGCCGACTCGGAAGGGGAAGAGGGCAAGTTTTATGTGTGGAGCCTGGCAGAGATCCAAGCCAGCTTGGACAAACACCTGGCCGAGCTGGTCATCGCTGCCTACGGCGTAACGGAAGCAGGCAACTTTGACGGCCACAACGTGCTGCAACGCGTCAAGGATGACGCCGCGCTGGCCACGCAGTTTGGGATCGACGCGGCCGCCGTGCGCCAGCAGCTGGAAGCGGCGCACGCCACTCTGCTGACGGTGCGGGCGGACCGTGTGCGCCCGGGTACGGACGACAAAGTGCTTACTGCTTGGAACGGGCTGATGCTGATCGCCTTCGCCGAGGCGGCCCGCTATCTTAACCGCCCGGATTATTTGCAGGTTGCTCAAACCAATGCAGACTTCTTACTGCGTGAACTGCACGATGGCAGCCGCCTGCTGCGCTCGTGGCGAGCCGGGCAGGCCGCTCACAACGGCTACCTGGAAGACTATGCCGCGCTGACGCTGGGCCTGCTGGCGCTATACCAAAGCGACGGCGATGTGCGCTGGTACGCCGCCGCCGAAAAGCTGGCGGGCGAGCTGACCCAGCATTTTGCTGACCCCGCCGGCGGATTCTTTGACACGCGCGATGACCACGAAACGCTGCTGACCCGGCCCAAGGACATGCAAGACAATGCCACCCCCAGCGGCGGCGCCTTGGCGGCGCTGGCGCTGCTGCAACTGCACGCCTATACAGGTAAAGCCGCCTGGCATGAAACGGCCTCGACCATGCTGGCTGGGATCAGTACGGCCGCGCTACGCTACCCCACTGCTTTCGCCCAGTGGCTATGCGCAGGTAGCTGGCTTTTGGCTGGCGGCCGCGAAATAGCCGTGGTTGGTGAGGCAGCGGATGCGCTGCTACATACGCTGTGGAGCAGCTGGCGGCCGTTCGACGTAGCCGCGGTCTCGCCCTACCCGCCGCCAGCGGGCAGCCCACCCTTGCTCGCCGAGCGGCCGCTCAAGGATGGCAAGGCTACCGCGTATGTGTGCCGCAACTTCGCCTGCCAGCTTCCGGTGAATAGCGCCGATGAGCTGGCCCAGCAGTTACAGACCTAA
- a CDS encoding zinc ribbon domain-containing protein — MKTKRYNGDLDHEEMASTLANFFNRGGLSAQSSVRGDTAYVSIATRDNRASGGRTSLAVALAKRGERIEASVGEQSVLGLAGSLGASALLTWLNPMNLLGRLDDIAADIENLSLEQQVWKLLDRMAANGGASTQLARRLQRMACSYCNTANAVGEGRCVACGAPMGDVQPSGCPKCGFVVLAKEKECPNCGQKLKRAV; from the coding sequence ATGAAAACCAAACGATACAACGGCGACCTTGACCATGAGGAGATGGCTTCAACCCTGGCCAACTTCTTCAACCGCGGCGGGCTCTCAGCGCAATCGTCTGTGCGCGGCGATACGGCGTATGTGAGCATCGCCACGCGCGACAACCGCGCCAGCGGCGGGCGCACAAGCCTGGCCGTGGCGCTGGCCAAGCGCGGCGAGCGCATCGAAGCCAGCGTGGGCGAGCAATCGGTGCTGGGGCTGGCGGGCAGCCTGGGCGCCAGCGCCCTGCTGACCTGGCTTAACCCAATGAACCTGCTGGGCCGGCTGGATGATATTGCCGCCGACATCGAGAACCTCTCGCTGGAACAGCAGGTATGGAAGCTGTTGGACCGCATGGCGGCCAACGGCGGCGCCAGCACGCAGTTGGCGCGGCGCCTGCAGCGCATGGCGTGCAGCTATTGCAACACGGCCAACGCGGTTGGCGAGGGCCGCTGCGTGGCGTGCGGCGCGCCTATGGGCGACGTGCAGCCGAGCGGTTGCCCGAAGTGCGGCTTTGTTGTGCTGGCGAAAGAAAAAGAATGCCCGAATTGCGGGCAGAAGCTGAAGCGGGCCGTGTAG